The window GCACTCTAATGCCTGAAGTATTTTGGGGCTCCtgaaaacagtttgaaaacacTATTACATACCAGTGCTAGGTGAGTTTCAAAGTTGTATTGTCAAGTGAAACTTGCccatgtatatttgtttttttcttgatgaataaatgtagacttttGATTCTTTAAGTCTTAAAAAGTAATGGGATCTTTTGAACCTGTTaacgtaagaaacgtccaaacctgtagagaatttttgagtttatttgtgCCAAAGTGATCAcattgctgggaagcaagaccTCAGGTGCcctggagaataacagttttgcagtttcttttgtacatttggaattaagatgggaacataaggaagactgtatgaaggtgagagaaagcaaggcagggattggattataGGATCATTAACTAGACCATGTGTTCTCTTGAGGGTGGGTAATCTTTCCAGGGGTCtgaaaaaaagcatttcaaaggtgtgttaacctagatgcacaaaaacaatgaacagggcttaaggcaaagataaaccttacACTACAAAGTTAGATGCCTGGGGTGTAACTACCCACCAAGATCTGCCCAGTTAAGAATTTGTGATCAGattaccctgtgaggttacttttggttCACTGCACTTGTACATACCCCTTTTTGGTCCACAAACGAGATGTGTTTTATTCTTAAGTGTGCAAATTTCAAtcatattcatgtttttctttcaagttaaagaggaaaaagcaagttaCTCCAGAAAAACctgtaaagaagcaaaaaactgGTGAAACTTCAAGAGCCCTGGCATCTTCTAAGCAGAGTAGCAGCAGCAGAGATGATAACATGTTTCAGGTAAAGTTGGTTATTTTCTTAGATCCAGAGGCTTTATTATCTGACTTGGTCTGAGGAAGGATGAAAGTTCCTTAATCTGGTAACGCATAATCTTTTATGTATGTTATAGCCTCTAGACTAAggatatttattgaaataagaaCAAGTTAGTAGAAATGGAAGTACCTCGTAGGATGCTTAGATTATTGTGAAAATCTAGAAGTCTGTAGTTTtgttacatttaaaacaatgtgaATTTAAAAGCTATACAAatccaaaagaagaaattgagaacTGTACATTTAGAAAGCAGTTTGGAGGAGGTAGGTCTATTGGGCTGTGAAGTATGGATGTATTATTGGAGAGGAAACAGCAGTATGACCTGCCTAGTTTTGGCTTGGTAAAAACTGAAAAGGTGAGTGGGTTTACTAAAGTAGGTCCTCTCTATCCATAGTGGAGAAGAAGGTTGAATAGTGAGGTAAAGCAAGGGAAATTCAATCACTGCATTAACCTTTTAAACTCTAGAATGATTTGGGCAGAATCCTGGTAGAGAAGAAATACTACTAGATACTTGATTTTGTCTGGTTCCTTCAGCTCTGAATTTTCAGAACTTGGTTTCATAGGGATATAACCTACCTGAGATCGGACTTATGTGATATTAAAGATGGTCTGGAGAACCCTCTTGGCAGGATGGTTGAGGCAGGGGACTTTGATCCCTATTTTTTTCCACAGGTAGGCATAAGGGTCACTAGGGTCCATAATACAACCTTAGTTGATTTGATTTAAGAATAAACCTGATGCTTCTAAATTATGTCATTACAGAGTCAGATGTTCTTAACCTGtggaggtggggtgaggtggaTGGAGTCCATGAATGCACTTCATGAATGCACTTTAGGGAGTCCATGAAGTTAGTTTTtcgtttgaattttttttttggaagggatTATTCATAACTTTCATGAGATTCCCAAAGGGAACAGGGaatcaaaaaaatttaagaattactGTTCTGTATGCTGTACATGCTATTTTTTCCCCTGCTAACCTCCAAATTATATGCATGTAAAATTATATGCATTCTGTCATTTGATTCTGTTATTTCTTCCTGTGACATGTGATTGCAATGATCTTTATTGTTTCACTTTAATTATTATATCTGTACACTactatgtcattatttttctggttttttggGGGATGGTTAAGAATTTCTCAGCTTTATTCATTTCTCAAGGGAGAGGAGGTGACTATTGGGtaaattcctgttttaaaaataaattttattgaaacataatttatatatataataaactacACACACAAAGTATAATTTGATGAGCTGTGATAAATATACATAATCCTGTAGTGAGGCCATTTCCATCAgcccagaaagttccctcttAGCCTCCCTTTAGAGCTACTCCCTGCCCCAggtaaccactgatctgatttctatAACtattaaatagatttattttgcctgttctagaacctcatataaatgaaaccacaTAGCCTATGTtgttttgtgtctggctgcttttgcTCAGCATAATTTTTCGAGTATCAGTAGCTTGTTCatattgctgagtggtattccattgtatgattatactataatttgtttatccattcattcactttggatggacatttgggttgtttctagtctTGGGCTATTAGGAATAAAGCTCCTCTATGAATGTTCTGCACAAGTCTTTTTGTGGGTATTCCCTTTTGGCTAAATACCAGATGTAACTGCTGGGTCCTAAGCtaagtgtatgtttaaatttataagaaattgttgaactgttttccatagtagctgtaccactTACTTAACACACCCATTAGCAATGTATGAgattccagttgctccacatcctcactggtTATTgtcagtctttaaaattttaatccatttaagTTAATGGATGTGTAGAGGTGGCTCATTGTAGTTTTACGttgcatttctttaatgtcttacaTCTTTGTTTGAAGATTCCGTTGaagtcttttgcccattaaaaaaaaaaagatcgttTGATTGAGTTGTAGCAGTTATTTATGTTTTAGATACAAGTTttttgtcagatacaagtatGGTGAATATTTTCTGTGGGTCTGTGCTTTGCCTTATTTTCTTAAGTATCTTTTAAAAGCTTTAAGTTTGATTGTCaattttttatcaatttttcctttttttggttaGTATTTTTTGGTTCCTGTGAAGACATATTTCTCTATCCCAAGGCCACAAAAATTTTGCCGtttttttcctagaatttttatagttttaacttgcatgtttaggtctgtgatccatgtAGAAGTAGTTTCCCTCTGTATGGTGTACAGTAGGGGTTGACACTCATTTTTGCCACACATACAGGTACCCAGTtgttccagaaccatttgttgaaagactatTCTCTTTCCATTGAATCACCTTGGAACTTTATAACGAAAATCAGTTAATGTATAAAAAAgtgtctatttctgaactctgtttttttccattgatCTCTATGTCTGTCTACTCCAGTAGCACACTTTCATAACTATGTTTTTATAGTGAGCTTTGAAATCAGGTGGTAATACGTTCTTTAACATTCACCTTTGGAATTATTGTTGCTGTCCtctgtgttttgtattttcataCACACTTTAGAATCAGCCTGTCAGTTTTTACCAAAtaacctgctgggattttgatggggattgggGAAAACTGAAGATTGATTTTGGGAGAATAGGCAACTTGACAGTATTGAGTCTTCTAATTCAGgaacatggtatgtctctcccatttatttagatctttttgaatttttgtttcaagaataaacaaaagattGTGCAAGACCTCTTGCAAGAGGTCTTGCACAATCTTTTGttaattcttaagtatttttgttttttgattgtatcataaatttttaaatttcattttccagtttaTTGCTAGAAAAAGATGTATATTACATAACAATACAAATGTGCgtaattatatatatactttataatgttacctatataatttttagaGACTTAATGTTTATGATTATGTCTGTTGAGTTTTATGtcatctttttcattctttttcttgctttattgctaGCATTTCTAGTACAATACTGAAAGGAGTGAGAACAGTGGTGAGAGCAGacctccttgtcttgttcctgatcttaggggcaATCCTTCTTTCTCAACTTCCTCTAATGCCACTATTACTTAAGCTCTGGAGTGACTATACATACTGCTGTGGTTTTGCTGCTCTGGTTGGGAGAATGAAAGTCATGGGATAAACATGGTGCATTTTTCTGTAGGGCCCATCTTTATTTGGAGATTTGCGTTAATAAAACTTATGTTAAAATGAACACGGATATATTGAGGGATAGTATACAAAATGTGCAGTTAGTTTTAGGTTATAATAGATAGACTCAAATTTTGGTGGAGCTGCATTAGTCTGTGTCTCCAGATTGTCCCTTCCTTCCAACCACAGCTCTTTGGTGCTGGTGGTGTCTGAAACGTTACAAATTTTAGAGAATCAGTTTACTGATTGATACTTTTTCTCTactttgagtttttttgtttcttatttagtGTATATAAACACAAGTTATTTGAAAAGTGATTAGGGACTTCAAATTGTAAATGCACAAAGTTTTGAATATGTGGATAGTCAGCTATGTTTGGGAGGAAGAAAATGCCTCTTACTATGTTAATTGTTAGCAAACAGAAATACTTACAACTCACTCATCTCATTGAAATTGTGGCTGAGCTTCCAAGAAGTTTCTAGGGAGCAAAGGTAGAAATTAAAGTAGTTAGCTGACCATTTCTTGTGTGTTTATTGTACTATGtactttacataaaataattgagtgcttcttatttctaatttaagACTGGTAAAGGCCATTAATATACTTGTAATGTATTATActtgtctcttttttaaaaaataggtttgctttcagtcttgattttttaaatacgATTTTTCTAGTGAGATTTTAGAGGTTTAATCCTGTTGTTGGGTTTCAGATTTCTCAGGCATATGAGCCTTGCAGAAGATAGTAGtagtaatatttttctgcttctgggtttgtttgtttttttcgtCCATGGTCCAAGAACCTATAAAGGTTTCAGAATTCTCCTTGGTTTTTCAAGTCCTCTTCAGTATAGCTCCATCTGTTCAGCCTGTTCTTAAATCTCATCAGTATaatgtctttccctttctcccttctatGTCCTTGTcaattttttctcccttttatttaaTGACTTGTCATATTTCAAGGTCAAATTCCACCATCTAAATAAAGGCTCTTCCATTTGCTTAAGCCTACACTGAACTCTTATTTGACTTAACctaatcaatattattttattaggtattcagcatattttaattttatctactcAACTAGCTCGTGGGCTTACTATAAAAACTAAAGTGAAAAATGTTTAGTTTAATGCTGTAGCTACCTAAGATACTTATAAACTTTTTAGAGTTATTAAATTAGTATTATAAACCACTACTGACAGTTTCACTGTGACGTTTATTTTGGTCTTATTCAATTCATCCATTAAAACAGTTTACTGGGAACTCAGTATGATAGGTACTAGGGGATACAAAGAAGATTGATTCAAAAATAAGCCATTAAAGCTGACCATGAAATCACGAGTGACTTTAGAGTAGGCAATGTGAATTTTATTAGTAGAAACAATTGTCTCTTTTCAATGTTTAGCaataaagggaagaaggaagcatGGGGAAAGTTAAAAAATGCGGGTTAGGGAAAATGCATtatagaaagaggagaaggagcatGTTTGGGAATGGTGGATAAGAAACCAGTGGAAAGGGAAAGCATGCATATACGAGAATTGGAATATGAAAGGTAAAGAAGTTAAGAATTGATGATGATATGGGTAAGTAAAGAGAAGAGAGATTCGAAGGCTCTTACCCATACCTAAGTGACTTGATTTTTGCCGTAAAGCGTGGGTCACACCCTGGAAGTAGGGGGCACACTAGCAGGACAAGAAACTTATTTGGGAatgaaaaactaaaggaaaatgaataagCCATAACTGAGACAAGAACAAGTCTAAGAAGATGTAGGCAATATGGAAGCCATAAATGTGTCCTTGTGTCGTCAGCACCACTGTGATTCTACTACAGCCATACTTGGTATCCCAGTAAAAGACTCAGGTTGGTAAGGAAAGAAACGGAGCCAAACCCAGAACTTTTACATGATGATGTGTTTTAAGCACAAAAACCATAGcttgttttaagtcattaaaagTGAAGAGGAGTTTTAGAATGAGTAAGAGATAGGTAGAGGTTTTTATAGGTTTTGATCAGAAAGTGATTTCTTAGTGTAAGTGCGAGGTCCTGTGAGTATATTACAGCAGCAGAAGACATCCTGGAAAGTGCTTGCAGATACTTTGTTAAAGCCTTTGCCTTCCTGTGGAATTTGTAGTTTGTGTGAACAGCAGtataaagtttttgaaaaatagttttctgGGGATGGTTTTAAGTTCTCCATTTGAGACTGAGTGAAGCGTATTCAAGATGTTATTTGAAGTGGATATCTAAAGGGAAAAGCTTTCTCCTGTTGTTACTGACTGGAGCTCAGGATTCTTATGTTCAGGATGGTTGCTAAAGCAATGTAGTTGAATCTATGGATTCCTTTAGTTGTAGTTTTTACTGCAAGATTTTGCTTTCTAATGACTTTTATTGTAAACAcgaaatttaccatcttaaccattttttaagcGTACAGTAGTGTTAAGTATGTTCACATTGTTctgaaacagatctccagaactttgtcATCTTGCCAAACTGTTAAACAGTTGTTAAACATAATTTCCCCTTtatcccctcctcccagcccctggtaaccaccctTCTACTTGCTGTCTCTGTGAATTGGACTACTCTAGGCACcttgtataagtggaatcataattacgtactgtgtttccccaaaaataagacctagccggacaatcagctctaatgcatcttttttggagcaaaaattaatgtaagacacattagagctgattgtccagttaggtcttatttttggggaaacacgctatcttttgtgactggcttctttcactcagcataatgtcctcaggctcacttatgttgtagcatgtgacaggatttccttcccgTATAAGGCTGAGTAATAATACCCCAttgtatgtattacatatacaccatgttttctttctttttttttaagtaaagaacatttgtttgtttttcaccaaGACTATCTTGAGGACATAACTAATTAAACTGTGTGACCACCCCCCACTCCAACTTGAAGAAGAGTTAGTACCGTGAATGTTGTAAAACAGGCATGAACAGTTTTTGAAGGACTGGAAACAACATTAACTGACAAAGAACAACTTCCACCTAAATCATAAAaatctttaagtaaaaaaaagaaaggaaaaaagggggggggtgaTGGGGATTTCAGATTGAGCCAGATGCTCACATTTCATCTAACACATTCAATCCTGGCTAGAGTGTATCAAAATGGAAACAGGATTACTATAATACAGAGCTTCCATGACAGCACGCTGTGCACACCTGTGTTCCAAACCCGCCCCATCGCATAACGCTTCTAACACAACTATTTCCTAGCCTGTTGGGCCTGCCAACAAAGGAGCACATAGATCTTCTCTTTAATCCAGTCCTTGTCATAAGGCTGATATGTCTGGATATCTGCTCGGTACACAAGGCAGCTGAGGTCTGCCAGGTCATCTATAAAATCAAACAACTGGCTGATACCATATGTGATAGAGGGGCTGATGTGATCCATTCTCTTGAGATGTTCCTCATACATTTTACAGATGCcttccatgcattcattcacagATTCATAGTCGGCATAAGTTCTTCCTTCTGGCCTCTTGGTGGGCTGTACCAGCAAAATGGTGTGAGACATTGTGCCAAACTCTTTCACTGCAGCTGCCGCTGGcactccacattttctttatttatctgaAGATGCACACTTGGGTTGCTCCCATCTCTCAGCTATTTGTGAgcaaagctgctatgaatatgggtgtgcaaataaatatctcttcaagaccctgctttcatttctttagaaACATACCCAGAAAAGGGGTGCTGGATCATACATccaattttcaactttttgagtAACATCCATAGTGTTCTCCATAATGGTTGTACTATTTTACTAAAAgattcttttaatataaaatgattggAAATGTGAGGTGTGCTTGTTTAATTCCAtctttttcaaaagatttttttaatggagacATTTCTTCTGGTTGTAGTTTTGATactgaaaatagttatttttgtgATTCAGGGTAGAATGAGTATGTAGTAAATTGTGAATGTAAATATGGACATGACTGTTGAAATGAatacctttttatgttttgtttcttttgcagaTTGGAAAGATGAGGTACGTCAGCGTTCGAGACTTTAAAGGGAAAGTCCTAATTGATATTAGAGAATATTGGATGGATCCAGAAGGTGAAATGAAACCAGGAAGAAAAGGTGAGATTTAATTTCCTGCATTTGGTTCTAATGTTGggactaaattaaaaattatctaaataacctatgttatttgaaattgaaatatttGCAGAGCTTTGGAAAGATCCTCATTCAGTTGGTTCActattttctgtagttttttttgATATGATATGTAAGTTACTTTGTCTTAAATTTAGCTGTTGGAATACAACTCAGAAAAAATAACACCCCAATATCACTCCAATTGGCTGCTAATTTATTTgactgtaacttaaaaaaaaagattgacatTCTGAAGTGATGACTAGGCACTATTTGGGAAGCTGTGAAATCGAATGGAAAAGCCTGGTTTACAGTGTTTCATCTTGAATATTCTTTAGGATGGTATCTTTTAAGTGGGCTTTCGTCGTCTTCTATTTGTGCCTCATCTAGTCCCAAGCCTGTCAGCATCACAAAAGCATACTTGATTCCTGCACCAAATAGCTAGAGATCATTTGTGTACCAACATAAATTCGTATATTTGGGTAGTTAGCTGCTTCAGGTTGATCCTTTGCTAATGAAAAAATGCCTCCTTATTGTCTTCTCTTCTGCCTGCATGTTGTTTTGAAAGGTACCACTTGTTTGCTTCAGGCAGTTTTTAGGCTTATTGACCTTAACCTCTGTTTTCATACCCTTTAACATTTTCTGTTCTCGCTGCTTTTGGATTGGTCATTCAAGTTGTTCCATTGTGGCCAATGccagatttcttttcttgttcctgagGACGTTTACTAAAACCATTTGGGTAGCATTAAAGCCTTGCTTAGGTGTTGTCCCCGTAcgttctcctcctctctctgaaTTTCATGGCCTCCCACCAGTATTTCTgagaaatacattaatttttcaattctagtttatttctctatttacaTGGGTCAGGTATGAAAATATTGGAAATTTAAAGTACAAAGTTCTTTTATATCTTAAATAGGAAAGACTTGTCATTTGCTAACAGTTTAAGTGTTTACTTACGTGCCAGGTCATAGGCTAAACTTTTAATTCAGATCAGCTAATTTAACCATTTACAGTAACCCGTTGGATAAGTACCATTTTACtggtgaggaaatggaagttCAGAGGTAATGCAGTTGTCTTAAGGTCATACAAATCCCAGtcaagctgggatttgaatcctgacAGCATGACTTCAGAATACATTCTTAGCCATTATGTACATTCTGAGAAGTCCTATATGGATCATATCCCAGGGATTTTTCCAAAGTGAAATGAATGCTTCTGGAAGAactcagttcattcattcactttcatttcctttggaaattttGAGCAAATGTTGGAACCAACTAACTGGGTATAGAAACCGGGTGTCACACACCAAATCTGGACCTGGCCACTTATCCTGCTAGTTTGCAATCGTTTGTGAGATACATCTTCATTATTGTTCTCACTGGGAATAATATGTGTTATGCAGGATGTAGTGTTGATGTTGGAAGTAAAATTAGATATAAGATTGATATGCTCAGGTAATCATGATGAGTCTGTAATTAGCACATTAAGAGATTTTATTCTCAATATTATACCATTGTGCTCTTCAAAATGGCAATTTTGATAAAACAGTATGTTAGTTGGAAGTGTGAAAGTCCTCAAGAAAGCCTAAATAGGTTTtcaacttttgatttttaaaactttgttttaggTATTTCTTTAAATCCTGAGCAGTGGAGCCAGCTGAAGGAACAGATTTCTGACATTGATGATGCAGtaagaaaactgtaaaatcagAGCCATATAAAACCTATGTTCTAGTTgttttaatctgtctttttacattggcttttgttttctaaacGTTGTTTTCCAAGCTATTGTATATTTGGATTGCAGAAGACTTTgtaagaatacttttttttttaatgttcattattaaaaatgttctgaatGAAACTAATTGTCAACTTTATTAAGGAAGATTTCTTTGTGCCCACCACCtagtgtaaaataaaatcaagtaataCAATCTTAACTGTTGTGGCCTTCTTTGATTAGAAGAGTTGATACTGTTTAAGGCCAAAAGTTATCAGTTTATAGACACTTAATTTCAACTTGGCTTTTACATTCAAAAGGATTTGTATTGTACTGAATTTATAAACTTTTGATTTGTGAAATCCATGGTTGATCTGTTTTCTTCCAAACAAATGTCTAGACTTTGATTTTTCTACCCCAGTGatattttttactttctcctttttatctttattttcctttaataactTGTCATGTTCAGTTGTCATTTCactttttactctttttcttgaatatattatGCTAATCTGGAAAGTCAGTGCAACTGTCGAAATGTTAGATATCTCAATAAGGTacttgtaattaaaatattatacaagGACTACAATCACTAATTCTACTGTATTAAATATTAGGAGATATAGTTTGATAAACAACATGGCTTTTATGAAAACTCTGAGCAAGTAAGTGTATGTTATTACCTGTAGTGTTCTGTGTAGTTGTTATCTTATTGCTTGGTCTGCAGAAAATAATGACTTAAGATGTCTGATTTGCTTTCACTTATTAAACATGTTCACCATAGGACGATGTCTATGAAATCAGATATTGTTAAATTAGACTaggatttaataaaaattgtgaaaGCTTACTGgcctaacatttattttataacattgaGTATGGATTATATATAGCTAGAGATACCACTGAGTTTACTGTCACAGGTAATGTGCTCAGCTTGTAGGGGAGAAAAGCATATACTTTTTTGGCCTCTGATTCAGTAGACTTGGTTCTTTGGCAGTTTATCTACTGGACTTAAATGTTACTAAGTTTTAGCAGGCACTCTGAAATGATTTTCATTGAAccataaagacaaagacagatagAGGCACAGACTTCAGGGGCTTTGCAGCAATAAGGAGGGCGTGGTGTGCCTTAGGAAAAGAATGTTTGTAAGGGAGCTGTCACTGAAGTTAAGATAGTGAAGACAAAGGGATTATCTTCAAACTAAATGATAACATGATATTTTGATCACATTGATAGGACACAATTCTAGATAGAATAGTAACAAGGTTTAAAGACGTGTAAAAAAATCTTGTTGACAAATTATTTTTGGTAGCTGATGTCAAATGGTTACTGCCACATCAGAGAGTTGCACTatatatttcaagttttattacTATGTCTAGAACAGTTTTATAGTAGAATTGTCAAAGAGTTGCTTTTGAAACCATCTGCCAGGCCACatacagttatcaatatttagcAGCTATT is drawn from Rhinolophus ferrumequinum isolate MPI-CBG mRhiFer1 chromosome 7, mRhiFer1_v1.p, whole genome shotgun sequence and contains these coding sequences:
- the SUB1 gene encoding activated RNA polymerase II transcriptional coactivator p15, translated to MPKSKELVSSSSSGSDSDSEVDKKLKRKKQVTPEKPVKKQKTGETSRALASSKQSSSSRDDNMFQIGKMRYVSVRDFKGKVLIDIREYWMDPEGEMKPGRKGISLNPEQWSQLKEQISDIDDAVRKL
- the LOC117025177 gene encoding enhancer of rudimentary homolog; the protein is MSHTILLVQPTKRPEGRTYADYESVNECMEGICKMYEEHLKRMDHISPSITYGISQLFDFIDDLADLSCLVYRADIQTYQPYDKDWIKEKIYVLLCWQAQQARK